The Calditrichota bacterium DNA segment ACGAGAATAAACACGATAATGAAAAATATCGCTGAAAATGAAGGCCCGGCGTTTGTGTTTAAAAATAGAATTAAGTCGGGTAATTTTTTAACAATTCCCGGGTAGATGACAAAAAATATCAGCCCGGCAACAGCCATGAAGGACAGAAAAGTCCCCATTTCCGGCTTCTTGTATTTGCGAAAATATGCCAAAAGAAAAATTGCCGGCAAGGCTAATATACTCAGCAGATGGATGCCAATGACAACTCCCACCAGATAGGCGATGAGCAAAATGTATTTGTCGCTCGTGGAAGAATCCGCTTTTTCGTACCAGAGCAAAATGAGCCAGATGATGAAGGCAGTAAAAAACATACTGATGGCATAAACTTCGGCTTCTTCGGCGTTGAACCAAAAACTTTCGGTGTAGGCAAAAGTCAGTGCGCCAACAAGTCCGCCGCCATAGGTAACCAGACGATCAAAATGATCTTTGATGGCACCGCGGTACATAATAATGAGTCGGACGATGATCAAGTAAGTGAACATGACGGTGAGGCCGCTCGTGAGCGAAGAAATCGTATTGATGCGCAGCGCGATATCTTTGGCAAAAGGAATCATGCTGAAAATGTGCGCTACGAGCAAATAAAACGGCGCCCCCGGCGGATGGGGAACGCCCATAATGTGCGCCGTGGTGATAAATTCTCCGCAGTCCCAGAAAGAAACTGTCGGCGCGATGGTGCGCAGGTAAACAATTGTCGAAGCAAGAAAAACAAAAATAGCTAAAATTCGATTAATCAGCTTATCGTTTTGCATGTTACTCCCTCCGAGTAATGACTTTTTCCATGAGTCGAATCATGGTTTGGGCTGAGTTTTCCCAATTAAACTTTTGCGCCCATTCGATGCAATGCGGCACAAAATATTGGCGCAATTTTTCATCTTGAATAAGTTGAATTATTATCTGTGCTAATTTTTTGTAGTCTCCGTAAGGATAAAGAAAACCTGTTTTGCCGTCCACAACGGAATCTCTGAGTCCCGGCGAATCCGCGGCGATAACCGGCACGCCGCACGAATTCGCTTCAATTACTGTCAGTCCCCAGCCTTCTTTGGGCGAGGGATTGACCATGAACCACATCTGATTGAGATAGTCGATTTTTTTCTGATGATGCGTGCTGCCTGTAAAAATCACCCCATCCTGCAAATTAAGTCGAGCAACTAATTTTTTGATTTCCGCCAGGTAATCTCCGTCGCCCACAAGCAGCAATTTTGCCTCGGGAATTGTCTTGATGACTAATTGAAACGCGCGAATCAGATGGTGTACGCTTTTGTATTTTTTCACCCGACCAAGATAGCCGATGAGCGGCGTTGGTGATTTTGTCCCCGCGTCAAATTGATAGGCCGCAGCGTCAACGGCGTTTTGAACGAGCGAAATATTTTCCTTTTGCAAACCTTTTTCAATCAGCTCATTTTTTGTGCTATCGGATACTACTGCCATTGGTGTGCGGCGATAAATCCACGGGATTAATTTTTCCGAAAGCATGACGTAAAGCGCCACCGGCAGCGGAGCCTCAAGAAAAATGCTTTTGCCGAACAAATGGTGAATGATGCCGATGATCGGTTCTTTGACAAAGAGCGGTGTGTAAAACGGAATTTTGTTGATGTCGTCAATGACAACGTCGAATTTTTCCTGACGGGATAATTGCCGGTAAAGTTTCGCCACGTGAAAATTGAACAAATTTCGATGACCGTACCGAATGATGCGAATTCCATCGACAATTTCTTCATTTGGCAATTGCGGGTGTCGGCAGCTCACCAGCGTGATGCGATGTCCTTTTGCTGCGATTCGTTTAAAAATTTCATGTAAATGAACTTCAGCGCCGCCGCCCAATGGATTTCGAATATCCTGCCAGTTGAAAATTAATATGTTATATGCCATATTTTTAAAATTTTTCTTTTTTCTCTCCGATAACTCCGATGTCAAGAAATGTGTAAAAAGCCCCTTTTTGCCCCGAGAAAAGTGAACGAAATTTATCCCTGATGCGGCGGAATGGCGAAAAACCGCGAGGATAGAGCGGGAGTTGAATCCCCACTTTTTTCAGAACTTCACGAAAAATGCGGTAGAACAAACTGGGACGCATCCAATTGCCATAGGAATGAATAGGCTCGAAGCCGCTTTTTTGCATCACTTGCTTCAACTCTCTGACGGAAAATTCAGTCTCCCAGCCGGCGAACCATTTATTGAGAAAAATCAAAATGTGCTTAATTACAGTGTAAAAATGATACCGCTGCGGCACGTCCACGAGCAACAAACCGCCTGGTTTCAAAATACGAAAATTTTCCTGCAGCAGAGGCCGTGGATCGCGGAAATGTTCCAGCAAACCCTGATGGAAAACAATGTCGAAAGAGTTGTCAGGAAAGGGCATCCGAAACGCATCGGCTTGAATGCCGTGCAGTTGCGCGGTTTCTTTTTTGTTCAACTGGCGAATGATTTCCAGCGATTGCGGGGCGTAATCCAGAACAAAAACCTGAGCTTTGTCCCGGTACAATTTCAAGCTGTCCCTACCGCTGCCAGCGCCCACTTCCAGGATTTTTTTATTTTCAAACTTTGTGACTTTTTTCAAATTCTGATAAATTCGTTCGTCGTTGGAATAAACCTGATCGATGTCTTTGCGTTCCTGCCAGAACTTCTCCCAATGATCACGAGTTGATACTTTTGTCGCCATGGAGATGAGTGCTTCCGATTAAAAATTATTAATGCGAAAAAGTCAGCGATAAAAGCTGACCGGAATGGATTAGTTGAAAAACAAAGCCTGCAAAGTTAATGAAAAAATTGTAATAAATCAAGTTAAAAATTTGCGCTGTGATAGTTCATGGAATGGTTTTTTGCTATGGAAATTTTCTTGAGTTGAATTAAATGATTGTTACCTTGAATCAGCGGAAAAGTTCCCATTCACAGACAGCGAGGCAGGAAGGATCAGCCGATGCGCATCAGTGAAAGATTTTCTTTGAACTGTTGGTAAAAACTGATTTTTTTAACGGATTCC contains these protein-coding regions:
- a CDS encoding glycosyltransferase family 4 protein; this translates as MAYNILIFNWQDIRNPLGGGAEVHLHEIFKRIAAKGHRITLVSCRHPQLPNEEIVDGIRIIRYGHRNLFNFHVAKLYRQLSRQEKFDVVIDDINKIPFYTPLFVKEPIIGIIHHLFGKSIFLEAPLPVALYVMLSEKLIPWIYRRTPMAVVSDSTKNELIEKGLQKENISLVQNAVDAAAYQFDAGTKSPTPLIGYLGRVKKYKSVHHLIRAFQLVIKTIPEAKLLLVGDGDYLAEIKKLVARLNLQDGVIFTGSTHHQKKIDYLNQMWFMVNPSPKEGWGLTVIEANSCGVPVIAADSPGLRDSVVDGKTGFLYPYGDYKKLAQIIIQLIQDEKLRQYFVPHCIEWAQKFNWENSAQTMIRLMEKVITRRE
- a CDS encoding class I SAM-dependent methyltransferase; this translates as MATKVSTRDHWEKFWQERKDIDQVYSNDERIYQNLKKVTKFENKKILEVGAGSGRDSLKLYRDKAQVFVLDYAPQSLEIIRQLNKKETAQLHGIQADAFRMPFPDNSFDIVFHQGLLEHFRDPRPLLQENFRILKPGGLLLVDVPQRYHFYTVIKHILIFLNKWFAGWETEFSVRELKQVMQKSGFEPIHSYGNWMRPSLFYRIFREVLKKVGIQLPLYPRGFSPFRRIRDKFRSLFSGQKGAFYTFLDIGVIGEKKEKF